One window of Candidatus Neomarinimicrobiota bacterium genomic DNA carries:
- a CDS encoding gamma-glutamyl-gamma-aminobutyrate hydrolase family protein has product MKPLIGLSPAYYEHKEMDRSILGKSYTDSVQKAGGLPVLIPPIIEAADLALLISKLDGIILTGGDDLHPEYYGESPDPLTPKPFHHRRGDHDRQIFEYIWKNKIPTLAICLGMQEVNVFLGGSLYQDIPAQVNNPLVHKIGDWFEARHDVRLEAGSILHALTGEMMVDTNSAHHQAVKEVPETLHITGRTADGLIEALEPKDRSIPLLAVQWHPESETNDTIGIDLFKWLVSIASK; this is encoded by the coding sequence ATGAAACCACTGATTGGTCTCAGTCCTGCATATTATGAGCACAAGGAAATGGATCGCAGTATCCTGGGTAAGTCCTATACGGATAGCGTACAGAAAGCTGGCGGGCTCCCCGTTTTGATACCACCCATAATCGAAGCAGCTGATCTTGCGCTACTTATTAGTAAACTAGATGGTATTATTCTCACAGGTGGAGATGATCTCCATCCCGAATACTATGGAGAATCTCCTGATCCACTGACACCCAAACCATTTCATCATCGTCGGGGAGACCATGACCGTCAAATTTTCGAGTATATCTGGAAAAACAAAATACCCACCCTGGCCATCTGCCTGGGGATGCAGGAGGTTAATGTTTTCTTGGGCGGCTCTCTCTATCAGGATATTCCCGCTCAGGTTAACAATCCCCTCGTCCACAAAATTGGAGACTGGTTTGAGGCCCGCCATGACGTGAGACTTGAAGCAGGCTCAATTCTCCATGCGCTTACTGGAGAAATGATGGTTGATACCAATAGTGCCCATCATCAGGCAGTAAAAGAGGTTCCAGAAACGTTGCACATAACAGGACGAACAGCAGATGGTCTCATAGAAGCTCTGGAACCCAAAGATAGAAGCATTCCACTGTTAGCCGTACAGTGGCATCCAGAGTCAGAAACCAACGATACCATTGGTATAGATTTATTCAAATGGCTGGTATCCATAGCATCTAAATAG
- a CDS encoding class I SAM-dependent methyltransferase codes for MYNEYHSLARHIQELELGDYLEFGCGDGGFLKHVLEQNESFKSVTAVDINLESVKQARTTLEAFNIHFLIQENLPLGLEANQFDTITLSNTLHHLRDKTAVLSELKRLIKRDGQIIITEMISNDLTEAEQTYCRFHALRAEVDRLHGIFHETTYTSNEILDMVSKADLRIGSNEILLNSKEAAPDKIEVAEMEAIIDDLIKAESKRPEFPALKETAVSIKAHLHQHGIKRPRQLYLVTTN; via the coding sequence ATGTATAATGAATATCACTCACTCGCCCGGCATATTCAGGAGCTCGAACTAGGTGACTATCTGGAGTTCGGATGTGGCGATGGAGGATTTCTCAAGCATGTCCTTGAACAGAATGAGTCATTCAAGTCAGTCACAGCAGTAGACATTAATCTAGAATCAGTCAAGCAGGCCAGGACAACTCTGGAAGCATTTAATATTCATTTTCTGATCCAGGAAAATCTGCCCCTGGGTCTTGAAGCGAATCAATTTGACACCATCACTTTATCAAACACTCTCCACCATCTCAGAGACAAAACAGCGGTCCTGTCTGAACTTAAAAGGTTGATCAAACGGGATGGTCAAATCATCATTACAGAGATGATAAGCAATGACCTCACTGAAGCAGAACAAACCTATTGTCGCTTCCATGCCTTGAGGGCGGAAGTGGATCGATTGCATGGGATTTTTCATGAAACCACCTATACTTCCAATGAAATTCTGGACATGGTTTCTAAGGCAGATCTGAGGATTGGCTCCAATGAAATTCTGCTCAATTCAAAAGAGGCAGCGCCAGATAAAATTGAGGTGGCCGAAATGGAAGCAATAATCGATGACTTGATCAAGGCAGAAAGTAAGCGGCCAGAATTTCCCGCATTGAAAGAAACGGCCGTGAGTATCAAAGCGCATTTACATCAACATGGTATCAAGCGACCCAGACAGCTTTATCTCGTGACCACTAATTAA
- a CDS encoding BtpA/SgcQ family protein: MNTSTFSNIFPKTKSLIGMIHVQALPGTPQNHLSVSEIAAQAVKEAKILAENGMQSIMLENMHDLPFLNRNVGPEIISALTRICSDVRGVTNLPLGLQILAGANQAALSVAQASEFQFIRAEGFVFGHMADEGLLQSDAGELLRFRKHIGAESIQIFTDIKKKHSSHAMTSDVSLEDTVEAAEFFLSDGVIITGTHTGKPVNHEELSRVYASAQLPVLVGSGVTSDGLSEIFDTADAFIVGSYFKQGGNWKHDPDPQRIEALVQTRQSLLS, from the coding sequence ATGAACACATCGACATTCTCTAATATTTTTCCCAAAACCAAGAGTCTCATCGGCATGATCCATGTTCAGGCTCTGCCGGGAACCCCTCAAAACCATCTCTCTGTCTCCGAAATTGCTGCTCAGGCAGTCAAAGAGGCAAAAATCCTGGCTGAAAACGGAATGCAATCCATTATGCTGGAGAATATGCATGACCTGCCCTTTTTGAATCGCAATGTGGGTCCTGAAATTATATCAGCCCTGACTCGGATATGCTCTGATGTGCGCGGAGTGACAAATCTACCCCTGGGTCTTCAAATTCTGGCTGGAGCCAATCAAGCAGCCCTTTCAGTGGCTCAAGCATCAGAATTTCAATTCATTCGTGCCGAGGGTTTTGTCTTTGGACACATGGCTGATGAAGGCTTGCTCCAGTCCGATGCCGGCGAATTACTTCGTTTTCGAAAGCATATTGGTGCTGAATCAATCCAGATTTTTACTGATATCAAGAAAAAGCACAGTAGCCACGCCATGACTTCTGATGTGTCCCTTGAGGATACGGTTGAAGCGGCTGAATTTTTCCTCAGTGATGGCGTGATTATCACCGGCACCCATACGGGCAAACCTGTGAATCACGAAGAGCTTAGCAGAGTCTATGCTTCTGCACAGTTGCCTGTTCTGGTGGGAAGTGGTGTAACATCAGATGGTCTTTCAGAAATCTTTGATACTGCAGATGCATTTATTGTGGGCAGCTATTTCAAGCAGGGGGGAAATTGGAAGCATGACCCAGATCCCCAGCGGATAGAAGCCCTGGTTCAGACACGTCAAAGTTTGCTTTCATGA
- a CDS encoding amidohydrolase, which yields MSMLKAEKIFTNGIILTQDGERNQVSQMATHGKTILAVGDDLSQYADDKTESIDLVGSIVVPGFIDAHVHFLWGGETLLTIPAHDAHSKAEFIDIVRKFAADRPAGSWLKGGGWNEHHFSDNSFPHRDWLDEAAPGHPMLLTRHDGHSGVASSTALALAGITSQTPDPLGGVIDRDENGEPTGIVRDAAIDLVFMHMPDESESELMKNLETSQNYLLSRGVTSVGDMIYDMNHFHFLQKMAREGLLRVRISAYTPILKWKEMKVLLKDGIYEDEFFQYKGLKGFCDGSLGSHTALMLKAYDDSPESAGIYDSQWADVSLIQETMAEADKMGYQSVIHAIGDRAVRAVLDVFEAVIQENGPRDRRFRVEHAQHIHPQDQSRFADLDVIASVQPAHCVDDALYADKLLGDRCDYAYPFQSLKQADAVLAFGSDWPVSPADPIATIHGAIHRAGWYMEEAIGLNDSLEAHTRLAAYAGFREHDLGILKAGHLADFVVLDPDFQHLDAVDEIPEGLIQAVYMNGSKV from the coding sequence ATGAGTATGCTGAAAGCTGAAAAAATATTTACCAATGGCATCATTCTGACTCAGGATGGTGAGCGCAACCAGGTTTCTCAAATGGCGACCCATGGTAAAACTATTCTGGCTGTTGGGGACGATCTCTCCCAATACGCAGATGATAAAACGGAATCCATCGATCTAGTGGGCTCTATTGTGGTCCCCGGTTTTATTGATGCCCATGTTCATTTTCTGTGGGGTGGCGAGACGCTGCTGACCATTCCTGCCCATGACGCCCACTCAAAAGCAGAGTTTATAGATATCGTCAGAAAGTTCGCAGCGGATCGACCTGCTGGATCCTGGCTAAAGGGCGGTGGCTGGAACGAACACCATTTTTCCGATAACAGCTTTCCACATCGAGATTGGCTGGACGAAGCCGCACCTGGACATCCCATGCTTCTCACCCGTCACGATGGTCATTCTGGTGTCGCCAGTTCGACAGCCCTGGCGTTGGCTGGAATTACTTCACAAACGCCAGATCCCCTGGGAGGTGTAATTGATCGGGATGAGAACGGGGAACCCACGGGTATTGTGCGAGATGCAGCCATTGACTTGGTATTTATGCATATGCCGGATGAATCTGAATCTGAGCTTATGAAGAATCTGGAGACCTCGCAGAATTATTTATTGTCAAGGGGTGTCACCTCAGTAGGTGATATGATTTATGATATGAACCACTTTCATTTTTTGCAAAAGATGGCGCGAGAAGGACTGCTGCGGGTACGGATAAGTGCCTATACTCCCATACTAAAATGGAAGGAAATGAAAGTCCTGCTCAAGGATGGCATATACGAGGATGAATTTTTTCAATACAAGGGTTTGAAAGGTTTTTGCGATGGCAGCCTAGGCTCTCATACAGCGCTCATGTTGAAAGCTTATGATGACAGCCCTGAATCAGCCGGTATATATGATAGCCAATGGGCAGATGTGTCGCTGATTCAAGAAACCATGGCCGAGGCTGATAAGATGGGGTATCAAAGTGTCATCCACGCCATTGGTGATCGTGCGGTGCGTGCGGTTCTTGATGTGTTTGAAGCAGTCATCCAGGAAAATGGTCCCAGGGATCGGCGTTTTCGAGTTGAGCATGCCCAGCATATCCATCCTCAGGATCAATCCAGGTTTGCCGATCTTGATGTCATCGCGTCGGTTCAACCGGCCCATTGTGTGGATGATGCACTCTATGCCGATAAATTACTGGGAGATCGTTGTGATTACGCCTATCCCTTCCAGTCCCTCAAACAAGCAGATGCCGTGTTAGCCTTTGGATCCGATTGGCCAGTATCTCCAGCTGATCCTATCGCCACCATTCATGGTGCCATTCATCGAGCAGGGTGGTACATGGAAGAGGCAATTGGTTTGAATGACTCACTGGAAGCACACACCCGCCTGGCGGCCTATGCCGGTTTTCGAGAACATGATCTGGGAATACTGAAGGCAGGACATCTCGCTGATTTTGTTGTTCTTGATCCTGACTTTCAACATCTAGATGCAGTTGATGAAATTCCAGAGGGGTTAATTCAAGCAGTTTACATGAATGGCAGCAAAGTATGA